In Fusobacteria bacterium ZRK30, the DNA window CTACAACTACCAATCCTCCTAAACCATAAACAATTTTATGAGGAGTAGCTATCCCTGCTTTGATTAATAGGATTACACTGACAACTAAAGCAATAACAGGAATAATTGGTCCAAATGGGATTGTAAATCCGTCATGTTTTATTCCCTTTTCCTTATCTCTTTTTCTAAAGATCAAAACAGCAGCACAAGTAGGAATATACTGGATAAATCTAACAATAACACCGATAGATGCAAGAACAGTAAAACTTCCACTCATTGCTAATACCATAGTTCCTATCATAGATGCCAGAACTGCGTTATAGTGAACCCCTTTACTGTTGGTTTTTAAAAAGAATTCAGGAACAAGACCAGTTTCAGCTAAAGCTACTCCGGATTTTGTAGAAGTATAAGAACCGGCCATATTTATACCTATTATTGATACTAATATACCTGTCATGATAAATGATTTTCCAGCACTTCCTAAAAGAACGCCGGCTGCATCTGCAACAGGAGCTTTACTAAGAGCAAGAGATGGTCCCAGTACTTTCATACATATTAATAGGATTGCGATATAAACAGTTGATACAATTAACATTACTACAACGATAGCCTTAGGAAGATTTTTCTGAGGATTGATCATATCTCCAGCTGCGATACCGATAGCTTCAAAACCTGTAAAAGCAAAGAAAAATAATATAGCTGCTTCTACTAAGGTATTTCCATTAGGTGCAGTTACTGCAACAGTTTCAGTTAAAGTTGTTGTATCAACCTTACCAAACATGAAGATTCCTGCAAAGATAAATAAAAATAATGGAATTAGTTTTCCCAAAGTAACTATATTATTAACTATTTTAGAAGATTTAACTCCCATTAAGTTAATTACACTCCAGAAAAGAATACTAAAGATTGCAATAGCCATTCTGCCAAATGGAGTATCAAACATCGGGAAAACCAGAGCAAGTCTGTTTCCTAAAAATACTGCAAATGTAGCCCAGCCAATAATTCCCATAAGCCATTTCATAAGACCTACTTCGTAACCAAAAAATGTTCCAAAGGCTTCCTTAGCATAGATATAAGGACCTCCATTTACTTTAAAACGACCAGCTGCTTCTGCGAAACACAGAGCAATAGAGATAACTAATAGTGCGTCAAAAATAATAACTCCTACACTGGCTTCACCGATCATAGCATAAGCTTTGTTGGGTAAACCAAAAATTCCCGTACCAATTATACAGTTGATACCTAAAAGTACAATACTCCAAAATCCTAACTTTCCTTTCATACATTACCTCCCTAATATATTATGTGATAACTTTTAAAAAATATTGATAAATTTCATATCAATACGATTTTTTTAAGAACTTTAAGTTCAAAATAAGTATAATATTAAGTTGTTAACATCTTGTTAATTTTTGATTTTATTTTTTAAAAAAGATATAATGCTTTTGAGGAGGAAGAAATGAAAAGAATAATTATGTTTTTATATATAATAATATGTATGTCAGCTGTTGGAATAGAATCCTCACTGAATATGGAAAAAAGTGGGAAGATCCTCCCAAAATTTCATGGGCTGGAAGCTTATTTTGAAAGGATACTTTATCTTCAGCCTGCAATAGAGGAGATCTATCTCTTAGGTTTTAAAGGGTCAGAGGTTGATAGTTTGAAGAAACATTTTGAAGATATAGAGTTCTCAAATTTTTCCATGGAAAAAAATAAAGGAGAATCTGGAGGGGAAAGAGCACTAGTTGTTAAAGACAGAGAGGAAACCTCGGATCTAGAGAAACTGAATTATCCAATTTACGGATATAGGTATGCTCCTAGAGATGAGTTTACTATGGTGCTGTATCCTGATGGAAAAAAGAGCGGCTTACCTATGAGGGAAAAGTTGTTTTTTAACTACCCCAAGGCAAAAGAATATAAACTAAACTACTTTCTTTTAGAGGGAGGGTACTCCTTCTATAATATGGATGGACATTTCTTTGTGATAGACAAGAGGAATCTGAATAAGATAATAATTTCCT includes these proteins:
- a CDS encoding APC family permease; translation: MKGKLGFWSIVLLGINCIIGTGIFGLPNKAYAMIGEASVGVIIFDALLVISIALCFAEAAGRFKVNGGPYIYAKEAFGTFFGYEVGLMKWLMGIIGWATFAVFLGNRLALVFPMFDTPFGRMAIAIFSILFWSVINLMGVKSSKIVNNIVTLGKLIPLFLFIFAGIFMFGKVDTTTLTETVAVTAPNGNTLVEAAILFFFAFTGFEAIGIAAGDMINPQKNLPKAIVVVMLIVSTVYIAILLICMKVLGPSLALSKAPVADAAGVLLGSAGKSFIMTGILVSIIGINMAGSYTSTKSGVALAETGLVPEFFLKTNSKGVHYNAVLASMIGTMVLAMSGSFTVLASIGVIVRFIQYIPTCAAVLIFRKRDKEKGIKHDGFTIPFGPIIPVIALVVSVILLIKAGIATPHKIVYGLGGLVVVAPFYKFSKERMEKVERKEALGGVQ